The Methyloceanibacter sp. wino2 nucleotide sequence GGAAAAATCAGGCGAATTTGAGTGCTGCGCCGCGAAGGCACATGGCAAGGCCATACAGGACCGCCGGGAGCCGTCAGGCTCCCGGGCCAGCCACACTCTGTCCAGGGCGGATTTTTCTAGAGCTGATAGCGGATCTGGTCGGACCAAAAACGCTGCAGGCGGAACATCGACTTGTTCAGGCTCTCGAGATCGTCTTGAGCCACGCCGCCGACCTGCTCCAGCGAACCGAGCTGACGCTCGAACAAGCGGTTGACCACGTCGGATACTTCACGGCCTTTTTCAGTCAGACTCACACGCACCGAACGTCGATCGGTGGTCGAACGCTGATGATTCACGAAGCCGGCCTGAACAAGCTTCTTGAGATTGTAGGAAACATTCGAGCCGAGATAGTAGCCACGGCCCGTCAATTCTCCGGCTGTGACTTCGTCATCGCCGATATTGTAAAGTAGCAATGCCTGGATACTATTTACGTCCGTGCGGCCAAGACGCTCGAACTCATCTTTGATGACATCCAAAAGCAACCGGTGCAGTTGCTCGATCAATTTCAACGAACCAATGTAAGAAGACTTGAGGTCATTTTCCTCAACAGCAGTTTCATCGGCTCCAATTTTCAGAGCTACATTCATTGCCAACCCCATTTAGTTGTTGTTTATCCCCAACTTGGCGATGAGTATAAAAGCCTTCCGACTAAGATGCGCTTAATTGGAACGCTTAAGAGTCGATAAAATTCTAAGCTTAATTCTTGTTGATGTTTGCGCGACGCCGTTTGATTCCAACAATTATTGGAAAATCTGCTTTGGCTCGTTAAGTTCGAGTTCACCATCCACTGGTGTTTCGAACAGGCTTGCAATGCGGGAGTCGTCAACGTCGGCCACCGTCTCCGGCGTCCATTTGGGGGCCCGCCCTTTGCCGGCGATCTTGGCGTCGATGCCCTCCTTGAAGTCCGGCGTCGTGACGAGGTGCGATGCGAGACGGAACTCGAGCTGGAGGGCTTCCGCCAAGCTCAACGCCTTGCCGCGCAGCATCTGCTGAAGCGCGATCTTGAGCGAGGTGGGCGACTTCTGGCGCAGCGTGGCGGCCGTCTCCCGGGCCCAGGTCTCATAGGGCCCTTCCGGTTCCGCATCGAGCCGCTCCAAAATCTCTTCAACCGTGGGGGCCGAGAAGATGCGGTTGATGGCGGGGGTGAGCCGCACGAGGTCGCCTTCGCCGGGATCTTGGTGCAGCCCGTCGAGAAGGCGGTCGATCGGATGGTTGTCGGCCAGCGAGGTCTTGATCACATCGAAATAAGGCGATGGAATATAGTGAGTTACGAGGCGTAGACGATGTGCATCCGCAGGGCCGATCTCAGCTCCGGTAAGAGCCAGATACGTACCGACCCAGCCGTCGAGGCGTGGGAGGAAGTAGGTTCCTCCGATGTCGGGCAGGAATCCGATCCCGACTTGCGGCATCGCGAACCGGTAGCCCTCGCCGGCGACGCAATGTGTCCCCAACAGGGAAATTCCGATGCCGCCGCCGAAAGCGAGACCGTTGATCAGCGGGACGTTGGGCCGGATGAATTTCTCAAGGACCCAGACATGGGTATAAGCAGAACGGTAGAATTCGCGTATCTCGTCTACGGCACCGTCATGGTTGAGTTGGTTCAGGACTTTCAGATCGCCGCCGCTGCAGAAGACTTTGGGGTGGGTCGACTCCATCACCACGCCGTAAATCTGCGCGGCGGGTTCCCAGCGCCGGTAGTTGGCGCTCAGGGCTTCGAACATTTCGCGCGTGAGCGCGTTAAGCCTTGCGGGCCGGTCGAGCGTCACGACGCCGGCGCGGTCGTGTTCCTCGAAAGTGATCCCAAGCGGTTCGGACAAACGCGTAAGCCCTCAAGAATGACTGCAAAAGATGCGGGGTTGGCTCGTCCGGCGCAGCTACCATTCCAAGACGCAAACCACAAGCCATCCGCATGCGGCAACTTCGGACGGGGACCGCTATGACGGGACGGAGGGACCGGGGGTGGCGGCGTGCGCGTCGCCGGGGAACGATCCTGTGGGCGCCGCTCCTGGCGGGCTTGTATGTTGCCGCCGCGATCGCGGAGCCGGTTATCGCGCGGCCCTCAACCCCTTCCAGACCCTTGGCCTGTCGGTTCCGGATCTCCGCCCCAAACGCCGCGCCGCGCCACAGAGGCAAGCGCCGGTGCAACCGGGGCTGCCTTTGCGGAAGCCGGCACCCCCCGTCCCTTCGGCTGAAGCCGAGGCCGCGCCCGAAGAGACTCCGGCCGAGGCAGCAGATGTCCCAGCGGCTCCGCTAGAGGCTCCCGAGGCGCCGGCGGAAGCCGACACCGCGGCGACGCAAGCGCCTCCGACAGAGGAAGTAGAAAGCGCAGAAGAAACAGCTGAAGCGCCCGAGGAAACTGCTGAAACTGTTGAAGCGCCCGAAGAAACAGCTGAGGCTTCAGCGTCGGAGACTGCGAGCGAACCGGCACCGCAGCCGCCCCGCAATCCGGTGCGCACGGGCGAGGATCCGGACGCCGCGGTTGATCCCAAGGTCGCGGCGGCACTCGACCAATGCGTCAAGCTGCTGGATGGGCTCGACTTGGAGTATGAGCATCTGGACCCGATCCGCAGAGGCGCTTGCGGCTCGTTGGCGCCCATCAAACTGAAATCGATCGGCGACCATCCCAAGATCGCCGTGTCTCCACCGGCGACCGTCAACTGCACCGTCGCCGCGACGTTGCACAAATGGTTCGCGACCTCCGTGCAGCCGACCGCCGAAGCGCTGGGAAGCAGCGTCGTGAAGATCAAGAACGCGGCGTCGTATATGTGCCGGAACCAGTACGGCCGGCCCGACACCAAGCTCAGCGAGCATGCGAAGGCGAACGCCCTGGACATCAAGGCCTTCGTGATGGCGTCGGGGCAGACGATCCCAGTGCTCGGCAATTGGCCCTACGGCTATCGGCCCACCCGCCCGCAACTGGCGGAGGCTCCTTGGCCGAACCCGCTGCGCGATCACTCCACCCTGCCGCCGCGAAGCCGCACGCCCGGCATCAGCGTCCTGAACAAGGATCTCGAGTACAAGGAGTTCACCAAGGAGGCGGACGAGTTCGGGGAAATGGCGACGCACCCGTTCTTCAAGCCGGTGTTCGCCGCGCCTGCGGAA carries:
- the ldtR gene encoding transcriptional regulator LdtR, whose amino-acid sequence is MNVALKIGADETAVEENDLKSSYIGSLKLIEQLHRLLLDVIKDEFERLGRTDVNSIQALLLYNIGDDEVTAGELTGRGYYLGSNVSYNLKKLVQAGFVNHQRSTTDRRSVRVSLTEKGREVSDVVNRLFERQLGSLEQVGGVAQDDLESLNKSMFRLQRFWSDQIRYQL
- a CDS encoding enoyl-CoA hydratase/isomerase family protein, with the protein product MSEPLGITFEEHDRAGVVTLDRPARLNALTREMFEALSANYRRWEPAAQIYGVVMESTHPKVFCSGGDLKVLNQLNHDGAVDEIREFYRSAYTHVWVLEKFIRPNVPLINGLAFGGGIGISLLGTHCVAGEGYRFAMPQVGIGFLPDIGGTYFLPRLDGWVGTYLALTGAEIGPADAHRLRLVTHYIPSPYFDVIKTSLADNHPIDRLLDGLHQDPGEGDLVRLTPAINRIFSAPTVEEILERLDAEPEGPYETWARETAATLRQKSPTSLKIALQQMLRGKALSLAEALQLEFRLASHLVTTPDFKEGIDAKIAGKGRAPKWTPETVADVDDSRIASLFETPVDGELELNEPKQIFQ
- a CDS encoding extensin family protein — encoded protein: MQPGLPLRKPAPPVPSAEAEAAPEETPAEAADVPAAPLEAPEAPAEADTAATQAPPTEEVESAEETAEAPEETAETVEAPEETAEASASETASEPAPQPPRNPVRTGEDPDAAVDPKVAAALDQCVKLLDGLDLEYEHLDPIRRGACGSLAPIKLKSIGDHPKIAVSPPATVNCTVAATLHKWFATSVQPTAEALGSSVVKIKNAASYMCRNQYGRPDTKLSEHAKANALDIKAFVMASGQTIPVLGNWPYGYRPTRPQLAEAPWPNPLRDHSTLPPRSRTPGISVLNKDLEYKEFTKEADEFGEMATHPFFKPVFAAPAELPGLEDEEPEGPVPEGNLSRDEAKSFMRTIHGDACKVFWTVLGPEANAAHRDHFHLDMRKRRYVRICQ